Proteins co-encoded in one Cytophaga hutchinsonii ATCC 33406 genomic window:
- the apaG gene encoding Co2+/Mg2+ efflux protein ApaG produces the protein MISKITEGVRVSIVTDYQQEYSSPLQSHYVFTYRILIENYSEHTVRLLRRHWFIFDANGVIREVEGEGVVGVQPTLEPGASHEYVSGCNLKTEMGKMRGTYLMERIVDGNQFTVVIPEFMLIAPFKLN, from the coding sequence ATGATTTCAAAAATTACCGAAGGTGTACGGGTTAGCATTGTAACAGACTATCAGCAGGAATACTCCAGTCCGTTACAGTCGCACTATGTATTTACCTATCGTATATTAATTGAAAACTACAGCGAACATACTGTACGCCTGTTACGCAGGCATTGGTTCATCTTTGACGCAAATGGTGTAATCCGTGAGGTAGAAGGCGAAGGCGTTGTTGGTGTACAGCCAACGCTTGAACCGGGTGCTTCTCATGAATATGTTTCCGGATGCAATTTAAAAACAGAGATGGGTAAAATGCGCGGTACTTACTTAATGGAACGCATTGTTGATGGAAATCAATTTACGGTTGTGATTCCCGAATTTATGCTCATAGCACCTTTTAAATTAAATTGA
- the kdsA gene encoding 3-deoxy-8-phosphooctulonate synthase yields the protein MNITIPNIHHKDSNNFFLIAGPCVVEGRDICFEIAEKLITMTDKYKIPLVFKGSYRKANRTKVDSFTGIGDEKALKILEEVGKSFSIPTITDIHESHEAAMAAAYVDVLQIPAFLCRQTELLVAAAQTGKVVSVKKGQFLSGQSMQFAVEKIKAAGNNNVILTDRGNSFGYSDLVVDYRNIVEMKAFDVPVVMDCTHSLQQPNQASGVTGGKPALIETIAKAAIAVGADGLFMETHPNPAKALSDGANMIALDNLEAVLARLVRIREAIL from the coding sequence ATGAATATTACGATACCTAACATTCACCATAAAGATTCGAACAACTTTTTTTTAATCGCTGGTCCATGTGTTGTTGAAGGCAGAGATATTTGTTTTGAAATTGCTGAGAAGCTAATCACCATGACGGATAAATATAAGATTCCGTTGGTATTTAAAGGGTCTTATCGTAAAGCGAACCGCACAAAAGTTGATTCGTTTACGGGTATCGGCGATGAAAAGGCATTAAAAATTCTGGAAGAAGTAGGGAAGAGTTTTAGTATACCAACCATTACGGATATTCATGAATCACATGAAGCAGCTATGGCAGCCGCGTATGTAGATGTATTACAGATTCCGGCTTTCTTATGCCGCCAGACAGAATTACTGGTTGCGGCAGCACAAACCGGGAAAGTGGTAAGTGTGAAAAAAGGCCAATTTTTATCCGGACAATCCATGCAGTTTGCGGTAGAAAAAATAAAAGCTGCGGGCAACAATAATGTTATATTAACGGATAGGGGTAACTCTTTTGGCTACAGTGACCTGGTAGTGGATTACAGAAATATTGTTGAAATGAAAGCGTTTGATGTACCCGTTGTAATGGACTGTACGCATTCGCTTCAGCAGCCCAATCAAGCATCGGGTGTTACTGGCGGTAAGCCGGCACTTATTGAAACAATTGCCAAAGCGGCTATTGCTGTTGGGGCAGATGGTTTGTTTATGGAAACACATCCAAATCCTGCAAAGGCATTGTCTGATGGCGCTAATATGATTGCATTGGATAATCTGGAAGCGGTGTTGGCCAGATTGGTACGGATCCGGGAAGCTATTCTATAA
- a CDS encoding nuclear transport factor 2 family protein, producing MLNQEVLEHFYHCFKYKDAEGMVSCYHDKVVFTDPAFGTLKGEAAKNMWRMLLERSTTLDIDYSNISADAEHGKAHWTATYIFSKTNREVVNHVTSKFEFKDGKIIRHIDSFNLKIWANQALGIKSTLLHLFGQLKPVVQSNARKTLIGYIKKRR from the coding sequence ATGTTAAATCAGGAAGTTTTAGAACATTTTTATCATTGCTTCAAGTACAAAGATGCTGAAGGTATGGTAAGCTGCTACCACGACAAGGTTGTATTTACGGATCCGGCTTTTGGAACATTAAAAGGTGAAGCAGCAAAAAATATGTGGCGCATGCTGCTGGAAAGAAGTACAACACTGGATATTGATTACAGCAATATATCTGCCGATGCAGAGCATGGCAAAGCACACTGGACAGCTACCTATATATTCTCTAAAACAAACAGAGAAGTTGTAAACCATGTTACTTCGAAATTTGAATTTAAAGATGGTAAGATCATACGGCACATCGATTCATTCAACCTGAAGATATGGGCCAATCAGGCTTTAGGTATTAAAAGTACGCTGCTGCATTTATTCGGACAGCTGAAACCTGTTGTGCAATCAAATGCCCGAAAGACCTTGATTGGTTATATAAAAAAAAGAAGATAG
- the ung gene encoding uracil-DNA glycosylase — protein MSEDIKIETSWKHRIQDEFNKTYFKNLIQFVKEQYKTRVIYPAGKNIFKAFDACPFDAVEVVIIGQDPYHGPGQANGLCFSVNDGIVQPPSLKNIFKEIESDLGKSAPVSGNLERWANQGVLLLNATLTVEANTPGSHQKKGWETFTDAVIKKVSDEKEHVVFILWGAYAQKKGEIIDREKHLVLKSAHPSPFSAYNGFFGNKHFSKTNAYLKSVGKKEIDW, from the coding sequence ATGTCTGAAGATATTAAGATTGAAACTTCCTGGAAGCATAGAATTCAGGATGAATTCAATAAAACATACTTTAAAAATCTGATACAATTTGTAAAAGAACAATATAAAACACGTGTTATTTATCCTGCCGGAAAAAATATTTTCAAAGCATTTGATGCATGCCCGTTTGATGCCGTAGAGGTTGTGATTATTGGGCAGGATCCGTATCATGGTCCTGGACAGGCAAATGGCCTGTGTTTTTCAGTAAATGATGGCATTGTACAGCCGCCATCTTTAAAAAACATTTTCAAGGAAATTGAATCTGATCTGGGGAAATCTGCGCCAGTATCCGGTAATCTGGAGCGTTGGGCAAATCAGGGTGTATTATTACTCAACGCAACATTAACTGTTGAAGCAAATACTCCAGGTTCGCATCAGAAAAAAGGCTGGGAAACATTTACCGATGCTGTTATTAAAAAAGTTTCTGATGAAAAAGAACATGTTGTATTTATTTTATGGGGAGCTTACGCACAGAAAAAAGGTGAAATCATTGATAGAGAAAAACATCTGGTGTTGAAATCAGCTCATCCATCACCGTTTTCAGCATATAATGGTTTTTTCGGGAACAAACACTTCAGCAAAACAAATGCGTATCTTAAATCCGTTGGCAAAAAAGAAATTGACTGGTAG
- a CDS encoding O-methyltransferase — MKIFSIIYRFYEFLKHYIVGGNEHGLHSPFVYDLYTKTIQDHDWPFYESIEQHYFELLSDHHIILNKNPGAGTSMSKGKRLQIQKLAKHSIKQLPWRKLICRLVEERKPKVIVELGTSFGITTAYIACTCPDATVYSFEANPTLVESAKEFFSKSGITNIEIIEGNIDETLPAFLETHPNIDVAYIDANHRFRPTIKYVERIMECVSWKGLIILDDIYWSYEMTKAWRALSEKKEITVSIDLWQIGLFYFHTGQVKEDFKLRF, encoded by the coding sequence TTGAAAATTTTCTCTATCATATATCGTTTTTACGAATTTTTAAAGCATTATATCGTTGGCGGCAACGAGCATGGCTTACATTCCCCTTTTGTGTATGACTTATATACAAAAACCATTCAGGATCACGACTGGCCATTTTACGAATCGATCGAACAGCACTACTTTGAATTACTAAGTGACCACCACATTATTTTAAATAAGAACCCCGGCGCCGGTACAAGCATGAGTAAAGGCAAACGGCTGCAGATACAAAAATTAGCCAAACATTCTATAAAGCAGCTGCCGTGGCGCAAACTTATCTGCCGGCTTGTTGAAGAACGTAAACCAAAAGTTATTGTAGAACTAGGTACAAGCTTTGGCATTACAACGGCATACATTGCCTGCACCTGCCCAGATGCTACCGTTTACAGCTTTGAAGCAAATCCTACGCTTGTCGAATCAGCCAAAGAGTTTTTTTCTAAATCGGGTATTACCAATATTGAAATCATTGAAGGAAATATTGATGAAACACTCCCTGCTTTTTTAGAAACACATCCGAATATTGACGTTGCTTACATCGATGCCAATCACCGGTTCAGGCCGACTATAAAATATGTAGAGCGTATTATGGAATGCGTATCCTGGAAAGGCCTGATCATATTAGATGATATTTACTGGTCGTATGAAATGACCAAAGCATGGCGTGCGTTAAGTGAGAAAAAAGAAATCACTGTAAGTATTGACCTGTGGCAGATCGGTTTATTTTACTTCCACACCGGACAGGTGAAGGAAGATTTTAAGCTGCGGTTTTAA